Proteins from a single region of Ensifer adhaerens:
- the dapD gene encoding 2,3,4,5-tetrahydropyridine-2,6-dicarboxylate N-succinyltransferase: protein MTNHDLTSLSQTIETAFEDRDSVNTGTRGAVRDAVETALNLLDSGKVRVAQRGEDGVWTVNQWLKKAVLLSFRLNPMEIVKGGPGQSVWWDKVPSKFDGWSVNEFEKAGFRAVPNCVVRRSAYIAPNAILMPSFVNLGAYVGEGTMVDTWATVGSCAQIGKHVHLSGGVGIGGVLEPMQAGPTIIEDNCFIGARSEVVEGCIVREGSVLGMGVFIGKSTKIVDRATGEVTYGEVPPYSVVVAGSMPSGSTMGNGQPAPNLYCAVIVKRVDEKTRSKTGINELLRD from the coding sequence ATGACGAACCACGACCTCACCTCCCTGTCGCAGACGATCGAGACCGCCTTTGAAGACCGCGATTCCGTGAACACCGGAACGCGCGGCGCAGTGCGCGATGCCGTCGAGACGGCGCTCAATCTGCTCGACAGCGGCAAGGTCCGGGTTGCCCAGCGCGGCGAGGATGGCGTGTGGACGGTCAATCAATGGCTGAAGAAGGCGGTGCTGCTCTCCTTCCGCCTTAACCCGATGGAAATCGTCAAGGGTGGACCTGGCCAGTCCGTCTGGTGGGACAAGGTTCCGTCGAAGTTCGACGGCTGGAGCGTCAACGAATTCGAGAAGGCCGGCTTCCGCGCCGTACCGAACTGCGTCGTGCGCCGCTCGGCCTATATCGCCCCCAACGCGATCCTGATGCCGTCCTTCGTCAACCTCGGCGCCTATGTCGGCGAAGGCACGATGGTCGATACCTGGGCGACCGTCGGCTCCTGCGCTCAGATCGGCAAACACGTGCACCTTTCGGGCGGCGTCGGCATCGGCGGCGTACTGGAGCCGATGCAGGCCGGACCGACGATCATTGAGGACAATTGCTTCATCGGCGCCCGCTCGGAAGTCGTCGAAGGCTGCATCGTGCGCGAGGGCTCGGTCCTCGGCATGGGCGTCTTCATCGGCAAGTCTACCAAGATCGTCGACCGCGCCACCGGCGAAGTGACCTATGGCGAAGTGCCGCCCTATTCCGTCGTCGTCGCAGGCTCCATGCCTTCCGGCTCGACGATGGGCAACGGCCAGCCGGCACCGAACCTCTATTGCGCCGTCATCGTCAAGCGTGTCGATGAAAAGACCCGCTCCAAGACCGGCATCAACGAACTGCTTCGGGACTGA
- a CDS encoding LOG family protein, translated as MARMKKRALRRKDGVWDPLADSSQSRQRAQTVPLTPQSASPSYRLAYIDDDFLCREELRPIRLQLELLKTEMMLEERGINSTVVMFGGARIPEPGGDAWAAKNETQRKNLEAASVYYEEARKFARICSEHSAKLGHKEYVVVTGGGPGVMEAGNRGADDVGAPSIGLNIVLPHEQAPNRFVTPELSFNFHYFAIRKMHFLLRAKAVTVFPGGFGTLDELFETMTLMQTGRLALVPLILFGEKFWRSIVNFEALAEFGTIAPNDIDLVQFVETADEAWEIISRFYETVDPKSVPMANGRR; from the coding sequence ATGGCACGCATGAAGAAGCGCGCACTGCGCCGCAAGGACGGGGTCTGGGATCCACTGGCCGACAGCTCGCAGAGCCGGCAACGCGCACAGACCGTTCCGCTTACGCCGCAATCGGCTTCGCCTTCCTACCGTCTCGCCTATATCGACGACGATTTTCTCTGCCGCGAGGAGTTGCGCCCGATCCGGCTGCAGCTTGAGCTGCTGAAGACCGAAATGATGCTGGAAGAGCGCGGCATCAACTCGACCGTGGTGATGTTCGGCGGCGCCCGCATCCCCGAGCCCGGCGGCGATGCCTGGGCGGCAAAGAATGAGACGCAGCGCAAGAACCTCGAAGCGGCCTCGGTCTATTACGAAGAAGCGCGCAAGTTCGCGCGGATCTGCTCCGAACATTCCGCCAAGCTCGGCCACAAGGAATATGTCGTCGTCACCGGCGGCGGACCGGGCGTAATGGAGGCGGGCAACCGCGGCGCCGATGATGTCGGTGCGCCGTCGATCGGCCTCAACATCGTGCTGCCGCATGAGCAGGCGCCGAACCGTTTCGTGACGCCCGAACTGTCGTTCAATTTCCATTACTTCGCCATCCGCAAGATGCATTTCCTCTTGCGCGCCAAGGCCGTCACCGTTTTCCCCGGTGGCTTCGGCACGCTCGATGAGCTCTTTGAAACGATGACGCTGATGCAGACCGGACGCCTGGCGCTGGTGCCGCTCATCCTCTTCGGCGAAAAGTTCTGGCGCTCGATCGTGAACTTCGAAGCGCTGGCCGAGTTTGGCACGATCGCACCCAATGACATCGATCTGGTGCAGTTCGTCGAAACGGCTGATGAGGCCTGGGAGATCATTTCCCGCTTCTACGAAACCGTCGATCCGAAGTCGGTGCCGATGGCGAACGGGCGGCGTTAA
- a CDS encoding DUF805 domain-containing protein → MTPEGPQPSMIWLFFSPSGRIGRLPFFLSWLFWFLIGGFIVARMVANEEHETALTLWTLAFAISAIVSLPSIAVLAIKRLHDIGYPGPLSLCLFIPVLSPVVFIALCLWPGEPGPNEFGARSDEPGP, encoded by the coding sequence ATGACACCGGAGGGGCCGCAGCCGAGCATGATCTGGCTGTTCTTCAGCCCCTCCGGTCGCATCGGCCGCTTGCCCTTCTTCCTGTCCTGGCTGTTCTGGTTCCTGATCGGCGGCTTCATCGTCGCCAGGATGGTTGCCAATGAAGAACATGAGACGGCGCTGACCCTCTGGACCCTGGCGTTCGCCATCTCGGCGATCGTCTCTCTGCCCTCGATCGCCGTGCTGGCGATCAAGCGTCTGCACGACATCGGCTACCCCGGACCGCTCTCGCTCTGCCTGTTCATTCCTGTCCTGAGCCCCGTGGTTTTCATCGCTCTTTGCCTGTGGCCGGGCGAGCCGGGACCCAATGAATTCGGCGCGCGCAGCGACGAACCCGGCCCCTGA